Proteins from one Gossypium raimondii isolate GPD5lz chromosome 8, ASM2569854v1, whole genome shotgun sequence genomic window:
- the LOC105792516 gene encoding pentatricopeptide repeat-containing protein At3g22470, mitochondrial-like, translating to MGKLYSSLIFRSIVNGGSNLSNFHSSSSNSVATHINALSKNSMPARGKPKKYDSLDNVDDALFLFNKMIHKYPMPSVVEFTKLLGAIVSNGTLCRCCFYVTMIDAHCKEGMISEAVEIVDTMRKHGMEPNTGIACKTKWVKLKEYSVEKGCALDIRSHNIIINGYCKAKRMDKAMELFDEITQDGPIPDTVTYNTLMQSMCQLGRVSTAFELLVKMCASG from the exons ATGGGTAAGCTTTATTCTTCTTTAATTTTCCGTTCAATTGTTAATGGTGGAAGTAATCTTTCTAATTTCCACTCTTCTTCTTCTAACTCTGTTGCTACCCATATCAATGCTTTAAGTAAGAATTCCATGCCTGCAAGGGGAAAGCCAAAAAAGTATGATAGTTTGGATAATGTTGATGatgctttgtttttgtttaataaGATGATTCACAAGTACCCAATGCCTTCTGTCGTGgaatttaccaaattattagGAGCCATTGTTTCGAATGGAACGTTATGCCGTTGCTGTTTCTATGT TACAATGATTGATGCACATTGCAAGGAGGGTATGATTTCGGAAGCTGTAGAAATTGTTGACACAATGAGAAAGCATGGCATGGAGCCTAAT ACGGGGATTGCTTGCAAAACCAAATGGGTAAAGCTAAAAGAGTATTCAGTTGAAAAAGGTTGTGCACTTGATATACGTAGTCACAACATCATTATCAACGGATATTGCAAAGCTAAGAGGATGGATAAAGCAATGGAACTCTTTGATGAAATAACTCAAGACGGGCCAATTCCTGATACAGTGACATACAACACTCTTATGCAAAGTATGTGTCAATTAGGGAGAGTTTCTACTGCATTTGAACTTCTGGTCAAGATGTGTGCTTCAGgatag